A region of the Chroicocephalus ridibundus chromosome 1, bChrRid1.1, whole genome shotgun sequence genome:
CACAAAGCGAGACAGAAACTGCATGCTAACCtgtatgtttctcttttttaacttAATCAGGCTAGTATTTACTTTCAGGTAGCCTTTTCTCGTTTTTCATATTCTGCTAGAATATTAAAGGGGGCCTTTGGTCAGTGAATACGCAGCATGCCTCAAACGGGCTGGATTTTAGTACCAAAACATAAAGTCCCAAACAACAGGCAGCCTCCAAAGGATCGCGCTCCAGAGTAAACAGCTGTTGGTTTATAACTAACTAGTTAACCCTAACTTAAACGCTAACCCTTTTCCACGTAGAATTGGACTGTTGTGGTTCTTTGGTAGGTACATTATCTTGCTCAAAGTATCCCAAAAGTACTTAGACTCTGAATGTGACATCTAAACTAAACAACGATATAACCTAATATGGTTGTTTCCTGATCAAAACAGTAGGTATTGTTTTGTGAATAAAACTGTTAAGACTCAGTATTAGATGCTCGATTCACAAAACCGAGTGTTACGCATGCTCTACAAGCAGTATTAAACAAGTTTAAAATACGTAGCTTACATTTGCGACACAAAACCATGATTCTGAATGACTTCTACACATAAATTATAATGGACtattttctggattttatttaaaacagaaaacgaGCAGGctgtcaaataaaaaacagctattttttgAACCATGTACTTtctcaaatacataaaatagtaAGAACTTACCTAAGGATGGTGCTATCCAATATACTAGTGAATAACTCCAAAATTTCTCATAGAAACAATTTGGATGTAATGAAAAAGCCAGTGCTGGGTTAAATATTGCTCCCGTGAGATTTCCACCTGCAATAAAATGCAAACAATATGAAATCAAACCATCTttcttaatgtttattttaaatgaatattgaAATGCACATCCACAATACTACAAGAAACGCACACTCTGCAATAAAACGGATTAGTAGAAACCGCTTGAACAGATGAACTCTGCTGAAGTTATTTACAAGATGATACGTTTAACAGTTTAActgttttctaaaatgctttaaaatatgcgAAGTGTAGGCTATAACTTCCTTTATCTCTTTCTGGCAAATATTCTTTGAGGAGATGGGTTAGGCTAACGGTGAATGTTTCTATTGATAAAACAATAAGCTGCTTTATCTGTAGCAGTCTGTATCACGCTTTTAGAAGAGACAGAAATTGCACAAATGTTAGGAAACAAATACTGAGCTTTCATTACATCCCCGGGTCGCGCGTAACACACGTGCAAGATAATGGAAAAACCTGTCAAACGCTGTTCTTGCTAAACTGACCTCTGTACTTTCTTAATAAAACACTAATATTACGCTATCAATTTCTAGCGTGTGGTAATAACTGTGGGAAAACCCGTCACAATCATTTTATATGttatttcaacaaaataaaagcaaaccccTCTCCACTCCCtttaaaaaggaagctgaaagcaGCCAAGCATCTTTCCTTGCCTCCGACTTCAGATGTAAATGAAGTCGCCTAAACATTCTCTAAATAACTAGACCCAAACCTATTGCATTGTGGGGACTAAACTGTAATTATGCTGCAGATAAACCTGGAGGTAAGTGTTTTTGATTCTGACATATGTTGTTCCTCTCATGGCAATCCTGCAGAAAAAGCATTACTCATAGCAAAATTATCTGTATTTCTGTACTACTAGTTACCACCCACCCCGTATCTGTTTTCTCTATTAATCTCTGCCCGTAAAATATTATATGATTGTGTCTATTTAGTTTCTTAAAGTTTATTCTTGATTTTTCCCAAATAAGCTAGCATGAGCTTTGAACTTATGCTTTGTACAAATATCATGCTGCTGCAATCCTTGTTTGTGATCAGCACGCAATCATTTACCGCAAGTTTTAGTGAGGTCTTTGTCATTCTCCTCTATTTCTCTTTCTATATactcattatttcttttatcGTCATTACAGTTGGGGAAGGTTTTAGTCTTTGTTGACCTACTCAGTTTGCTCTGTTTTTACACTTGTTCTCAACAGCCACGCAGATTTACTGTGCCGGCTGTTATTCTGCACACTGACACATTAACAACTCCCACTGTTGCCAGGAAGGCCATCTACAATAATTTACTTTGCTTTAATCTATTTATAAAttcactgcttctgcttttgtaGCCACAAACACACATTCAAGAGCAGAATTTCACTCTCAGGAGGCAGTTGCTGTTTCTGAACATTAAACATGAGACAGAGTTTTAACTGCGGTATTTCTTCAATATTCATTACTAATAACTACTAGAATGTCAACCAAGGCCAGGGCCACTAGTataatcttatttaaaaatatttattaaacatttcagTCTATGTACCAGAAAAGATAAGTGACTTCGTGGCAAAAGAAGTGTAACATCTTTGCTGTTGTACACATAAAAACTTAAAAAGATGAGGTAATGAAATTACTAAAGGCAAAGTTAGGAACtcagaattaaaaatatgtatgtcaTTTTTACCTTGATATGTCAGGCTCAGAAACATCTAACCAGTTCTGACTTCATTGCAATATTGCCTGTAAATGAAAAAGCCctcaaaagatgtattttttcttcccctaattACATATTTTCCGAAAGGAAATACCCAGAAATATTCTTTACCAACATGTATATGGTCTGTGTCCTTAGTTTCTGAATCATTCCCTCGATATGGAAAGACATAATGTTCCCTTTTCCCATCTATTTTATAGAAGAAACAGAGTGAATGCAGTATTGGAGCTTTTGCGTACAGTATGCGCTATTATAAAAATTTGATCTGTGTAAGActaaacgttaaaaaaaaaaatccaaatatttttaactatGAGAAAGTAGAAGAAAACCGAAATGAACATcttgtaattttgaaaatactttataATCTGATGTTATTTGTTGGAGTAAGCTGCATGGCATGTCTAAGTATCTTTTTATGGGGTACACACAACAGCGACCtatccacatttattttttctgacaaCTTCACTTAGTCAACCGTATAAATGCGATTCAACGTTTCTGAGCCCTGTGTGTGTATCAATACATTTAGATGGGTGTAAGCCAGAGGGATACGGCTTTCCTTCTAAATTTTACCCAAACAAAACTGGAATAAGAGCTATTCTTTCTTCCAGTCCCTTTTTAGACAGCAATCATTCCTTTTACAGGATACAGCTTTCAAATTCATAGCAGAACATAATTCATGGAATGAAATATGACACGCTATGTACGAGATGTATTTTCTAAGATTTCTGCTTCATTCGGAACTGTGATAAACCTGGATCCTGAAGGCACAAttgatttggtttttaaaatcagagtctaaaaagaaatcattagcatgagttttattttgtaaatataatgCACTTTTCTGAGTTCCTAGCCAGAACATTGTATCCGTTGAATAAAAGTTTGAAAAATCATTATTCATACAATATTCTAAACTATTTGCtatttttgtaggaaaaaggaagaatattacCAGTTGGCCTAAATTTGCACTGGTTGCCTAGCCCTTTGGATGTGCTGGGCGGCGGTGGGAAGGGGGTCCTCAAAACGGAGCGGGGGCAGGAGAATGGAGGATATCCCAGGGAATGCTTGTGTGTAGatgtgagcagagggaaagaagcagcaagaaaggTCTGAGAACCTCCAAGGTGTCCTATGTGTACTGACCTAACCTTCCACTGAGAGAGAGATCCATTATGatccattaatttctttctggGACTTCATCACAGAAAGAAATTAGTAGCAGGAGGTTGCTCCCGCTCAGCGAGAGGGATCTTGGGGGTTTACACCCTCTTCTACTTCAGGAGGCTTCAATCCACATCTTCAGAGTGCTCAGTAAACTAAACACAGCTCAGGACTACTGCAGGGGGAGGACCGCTcgcctctttatttttcttttttttaaattgagtgtACAGCAAAGAGCGCAACCCTTAGGAAGCTTGGAGCAGAGTGAACAAGAAAGAACTGGATGTTCCACTAAGCAGGGGATGAAAGTAGGTTCAGGATGTGCTCCCcgaaatgcatatatatttttacagtAGACTTGAGTCTagattaaaagaaatggaaagaaaaatgtccaGGTAGCACAGGGTGTTCTGCACATGAAACAGCACAAACTGTGCATGTGAAAGAGGCCTGGGCGCAGCTGGTCTGATGTTTCCTAGAAGCACAGGTAGATGGACTGCACTGGATGGTTGTAGAAGTCCAAGTTTATGACAAGGAAGGGGACATGGTACACAGCTTTCTCCTGCTAGAAAAAGATACGAGGCCAGCCTGGCCAACGACACTGGGCATAAATCCTTTGTATGAACTAGTGAAGAGAAAGGGAATGTGACACGTGTTATTTTATGTGACTATTTGCTAAGCAGGAAAGGAATGTTAAGAATCGGGAATCCAGCTTTCTATGCCTGTAGAAGAGGCAGGATAATCTTTGGCTACACTTTCAGTGAGcaattcagaaatatatttttcgtGCTCAAATGGACTGACACCGTGCCTCTgcattcaaaaattaattttagaaagtaGTTCAAATTGCTAAATTAATTCTCAAAATTCTCCATGGACTTCTTTTAATCTTTCAGGTATTAGCCAATTTCAGCTAAACATAATGAGTAAAGGTTTTTTCATTAATACATCTGAAAATTCGACTCTACTTTATTCTCCTATATGCTATTATGTTGGACAGCATAACACAGTTAAACCTTTTGGACAAGACATCAGTGACATCCCAGATGTCTGTGGATAAGAGCAATCAATCTCCCTCTCTCATAAATGGATTTGATCATTTCCTGGGTGACTGCCTCTGTGGTGGGGGCTGGAGCACAAGCAAAGAGCTCTGGAACCATCTCCCTCTCATCTCCCGGTATCCCAACCTACAGAATCTCCTTTCCAGTACAACCCGTGCCCTGCAGGGCAGTCCTTAAGTGACAAGTGACATGACTCTGGCACTTCACTGGGGACAACAAGCAGCATCAACAGTCAGCAGAAGGAAGTTCAGACTGactcctctcccttcttccttcccactgGTCCCGAGAGGCTGCGCAAGTGACAGCGTCCCAGCTCTGGGAAGCATAAGGTGACAATCAGGCAAGGACACTGCCACACAGGGCATCACAGAGACAGGAAACTCTTGTAAATGCCATGATACAACAGgcacctaatttttttttttttttacatgcggTTTCATGAGGTATTCTGCATGCATTCCACAAATAACCATACCTGCTTCTGATTAGAGGATTTAACGTAGTTAAATAAGCTGCATTGGTATGAATTATGCATTATTTAAAGCCAAACTTCCGTGTTACCGGTCCGTACCCTGCCGTTGCACAATCAGCATTTTCTCCTGATTCAGACAGTGGTGTTCTCTCGCAACGCCACTTAGAAATCAGAGCACATTGTGTGAAATCTCCCATGCTATATAAAGTCGGATTATGAAATGATCCTTCACTGAGATATTTGAACAGCGTTCTGTGAAACTCTTAATTGTATTTACTTGCAGATTTGACATCCTTTTAAATTGAAAACTCATTTCATTCTTAACCCGACACCTCCCTGGCATCTAACCAGGCAAACTTTACATAAACTCCACAATGAACTCTGTATATGTAGGGCGAAAGGCTTTCCTTAACGCATTATTTGTAATccgagaaaaataattttgcatcttaacacttttaagaaaaataaaaaccacctcTGTTACAACTTTATTGCaggaagagagtgaaaaaaaaaaaaaagactgacctGCATAGACGAGCATGGTGATGAGAAGGGCAATCAAATGGACTCTGTATTTGGGATTAATACTTTCCACTCGCAGGACGGTCAGCTGGAAAACGACAGAAAAGAGCAGTTCGATGCAGAACGCCTGCATCTCTGTAGTCTGCATGGGGTCGCCGCAGCCCTGCGAGAGCGCTCCATAATGTGGCTCTGCCATCTCCAGCCTCCAGAGAAAGTGCATAAACACCCTGGCAAGCACCGCGGCCACGAACTGCGCGCCGATCTTGAGTCCACCCATCTTGACCGAGGTCCCACCGCCCCACATGGGCTGCAGGGTGCCGCAGGGGTTGCATGTGCTGCCGGGCAGGGTCAAGCCGTGCAGGACGGTGAAGCCGTAGGTGAGCGTGAGGCCGGTGTGCGGCTTCGGCTCCGCGTTGCCGAGCAGGCAGAGCTCGTTGGTGCAGGCGCAGATCTGGAAGGTGCTAAACATCTCCAGAAGGAAAGTGCAAAGGCGCGGGTGGGAGCGTAGCCGGCGGCGGGTCAGTCTCCTGCACAGCCCCACCGCCACCACGATGCCGGCCATCAGCAGGAGCGAGGTCCCGAGCCCACCGCCAGCCATGGCGAGAGTCTGACAGGCCGAAGAGCTCGAAGGAGGACTTcgccctgctccagccccgccACCTAAGGGGAGAAAGAAAGCGGGAGAGGGAGGGAATATGACCACCCTTTGCCTTCGAGGTAGGAGCCAGCTTCTGTCCCCACCTGCGAGGCTCTGACTCACCGTCGAGACGGGgagcaaagggcaggggaggcCGGCCTCaggggggtgagggcaggggggtccctctcccctcctgggaaggggggaggagaagggaggtcTCTCCCTGCGGTGGAAAAGAGGgacgggaggggaaggggggcgaggagggggctccgctttccctcAGCCCCTCCGCGGTGGGACGGACGgagctcccctcctcccctcagcgCACGGGGGAAGGGGAGGCGAGCCAATTTCTCGGCCGGGTTGGTAGCGCGCCCTCTCCGCGGGGGCGGGCAGGCGAAAGCGGCTGGTGAATAAGGTCCGTCCCCGCGGCGGCGTGAGGCGAGGCGGTGGTGTcgcctcctttctcctccttctcctctgccgGGCGCTGCGcggcccggggcggccgccggcagcGGGCGAGCGGGCTGCGGGACTGCGCATGCgcccggcggccggcggggggcgAACGgagccgggcgcggggcgggggagcCTCTGGTGCTTTCCCGCCCTTggtgctgaggggaagggaaggtggtcgttcagcctggagaagagaaggctccggggagaccttagagccccttccagtccctaaaggggccccaggaaaggtggggagggactgtgGATCAAGGTAATGGTTTTATACTttagggagatttagatgagatctcaggcagaaattctttactgtgagggtggtgagcccctggcccaggttgcccagagaagctgtggctgccccatccctggaggggttcaaggccaggctggacggggcttggagcagcctggtctggtgggaggtgtccctgcccagggcagggggttggaaatggatgatctttaaggtcccttccaacccgaaccattttatgattctatgaagtaagAGGCGGTGAGGTGAGGAGTGGCCCCTGCCCGTCACCCTGGGGGCAGAACCGAGGTGGTGTTGGCGGCTGCCGCGGGCCTCAGCCCGGCTGAAGGCTTTGGGaatgttttcccttctcctcGGGAGCCTCGCCGTGCTGGAGGCGGGTGGGGGGGATTCTGGGGCTTCTCCAGGGGAAGTAACGCTAAAAATAGGCGGCGTCCTCATGCTGCAGAAGGTGGTAACGCTGGTGTTCGTAGCAGGCGCCAAATGGCCTCGGGACGGCCCTGAAAAATAGGCATGGCCTCCTTTAGGATAATTTTTTGTGCCTAGTAACTGAAAAGGGTGAGTTTAGTGTGAGGTAATTGGCATAAATGCTTCCTGTCTTATTAGGCTGTGGCTGAGTTTTCCTTCCGTCTCTCCCTGCAGTGCTGTTTTGCAGTTACGTGTCTGAGGCAGGTTGTACCTCTCACGGCGAGCGTTTTGCAGGAGGATAGAGAGAAATAAACGCATGGGCTCTGAGCACACGAAAGGTTGTGCCATGTGTCCTTTGAGGTACCGCTTTACTTTCCACCCTGCGGAAAGAATAAATGTGGTTTATGGTGGTTTTTCCTGCTTTTCGTCCTCTCCATCACTGACTGGTGCCGCATTCTTAGGAGTGCCAAAATCCTGCTTTTATGAACTGTAAAACTATCGCGCTGCTGGCAGCAGTTCCCGCTGTGCTGCAGTTAAATGCACCTGCAAGGAGGGACAAATGCTGAGTATTTCTAGGATCCCGTATTTTTGCCACAAGGTGGCATCAAAGATGACAGTTTATGGCCTGGCAAGAACGACTTTTGCCCGATCAAGGTCTGCACGGTGTATTTCTTGCAAGGAGGTAACACACAGATACATTGCTTCCAAGCAATGAAAGCAAACCCTTACCTCTAGCTGAAGGTCAGCCTACCATAAAGATCAAAGTTGCAAAACACAGAATCATTTCTCTAGGAGGGAGCAACATGACAAGCTCTTCGTCATTTCCAGGAATATAGAACCATTGAGACCATCCGGTCTTAAGAATTCTGGGGCTAAAAGAGTATCTGAGAGGCTCAGCTTCCAAGGGGGTCATTTGGCTATAAGAAATAGGGATGTTTTtaacaggaggggggaaaaaaccccagcagatgAACAGTGACAATgtaaagagaggaaaggagaaaatggcAGAGTGGTTAATATTTGGCTTTTATTGTTTGTACAAGATCAGATGTCAAGAAATGTGAGTGAGGCAAGGCAGGAGACATCATGACTGTGTTAACTCATTACGTAAGTCTGGAAGCACCTTCACGAAAACCTTGAATAGAGGCAATTGCTTTTCTCAGCAGTGATGTTCTGTAACTgtaatatggaagaaaaaagcccaacaaaacaGTTATCCTTTAGGTATTTAAGATTCCAGATGAAATTAAGGAATGTCCTGTTAGAAGTAAGGATCAGGCTAAGAAAGCTGGcttttaatatgtatatataggcgtctctttttcttttttttttttctctgaccaCAGCTTTATGCACTCTGCTTTGAATTAATTGGAGACAATGTACACCATCATGGATGTGGTCAGCACTAACTTGGAAAAAttatcttccatttttctttcctacacGCTGTATAGTggtttttattaaatacttgcaTTGAAGTGACGTCTAGAGACTAGAGTCTGTTGGTCTAGGAGCTATGTTGCACACACGAAAAGTGAGTGTCAGTTCTGAAGAGCTTATTTTCCAGAGAGATAACGCAGAAAATTGCTGGTAATAGCTTTATGTTTTATTTGGGAATAATTTGGGAATTTAGTGTTGCGTTACTTCCTTCGTTTACAGAGCTAAGCACAGACATGCGTGTTGTTCCTATTCTTGCAGACTGCCCGAGAACATAAAAATTATTGCCAGGCTGTTTCTGACCAGTCATGAATGTGTCATTTTAAAGCACAGACTAATAAGGTGGGTGTGTCGTTTAACAGCATGGTCTCGAGGTGGATTACTGAAGTGCGGATTGgaactgattactttttttttaaaaaaggacagaTGGTGCAAATGACATGAATAAGGGGTCAGCAAGCCATAGTTACCTGTATGACCAGCTCCAAATATTTTACCTTCCTGGTGTATGCATAACTGTATTTTTTGACCAGCAGAGGGTAGTGTCATTCCAAACAATTGCTTTCGGTGCGCTCCTATAGCAGCTTTATTGTGTGTTTTGCCACTGAGAGGTGAGAATATAGGACTTCCAGATAATTTTGCAATTTGTAAAAACGAATATTCAAGCctggaatgtattttaaaattcagtttacaaCATATAGTTTTTTGTAACTGAACGAGTGGAGCTCATCAGTTTCTTCTTCCTCGTGGCACTGCCGGCTCTGTGTCTCATTCCAAGTCATCCTCGTGTCTGCTCTCCCCTCCGTACCAGATTCCCTCATGCTCCTGCCTGCTCTACTCCAGGACGTATagagttttccttttctctgacaCTCCCcactttcttctctccccttctcagAGTCACTTCAcatccttttctcccattttcccttACACATGTATCGgtgcttgtattttctttcctgtttgtgtGTATTCCTACTTTCCTTCTCTGCCCAAGCTCCCCTATTTCCTGCTCTTTCTGTAGCACTTATGCAGCAAACTGTTCTTAGCTCTGTGTATGGTTTCAGAGCTCTTCCTTCCTAAAATTCCCTGAGCTACTTTCTTTTCCAGTGGGAGGCTGAGTCATTCAGAGGGTAACAACATGCCAAGAATTCTTGGATGGGTTTCGCAGGGATGAAGTTGGGCATTATCATGCTGGAAGGTGCTGGCAAACGCTTCCAACCACTTTAATGAATAATTGCAGAGGAGCTGAGTCCGTAGCTCAGCTAACTGTGTGTCAGGGAATCCATGTGCCTGCGTTTTCCCTGTTGTGGTTTAGTTGGTTTCCCCCACAAATCAGTAGCTTTCCACTGACATTTAAAACTTCACTGGAAATCAATTAGATACAGAAACTCGAAGTAGTGCCTCCAAACAGGAAAAGCTTTTTGAGCACAGGCCCTGGTAAGCTCAAGCAGAGCTTCAGCGCAGCTTCTCTTAGCAAGTGGCTGTGGAGGTTTAGAatgttgagagcagccctgccgagaaggacttgggagtactggtggatgaagagctggacgtgagctggcaatgtgtgctcgcagcccagaaagtcaaacgtatcctgggctgcatccccagcagcgtgggcagcagggcgaggggggggattctgcccctctgctccgctcgggggagacccccctgcagtgctgcctccagctctggggccaccaaaataagaaggacatggaccttttggagcaggtcctgaggagggtcacaaaaatgatccgagggctggagcccctctgctgtgaggacaggctgagagagttgggggtgttcagcctggaaaagagaaggctcgggggagaccttattgcagccttccagtacttacagggggcttataagaaagattgggacagactttttagcagggcctgtagcaataggacaaggggtaatggctttaaagtaaaagaggggagatttagactagatctaaggaagaagttttttatgctgagggaggtgagacgctggcccaggttgcccagagaggtgggagatgccccatccctggaaacatcccaggccaggttggatggggctctgagcaacctgatgtagttgaagatgtccttgcccatggcagggggttggactaggtggcctttaaaggtcccttccaacccaaaccattctatgattctatgacattaccactttctgtctgcttttcacAGCGGTTGAAGATCGGTGCCAGACTCGCACCAGAGGGCACTCTGAAGCTCCGCTGTACCTATACGGCTCTGCAGACAGTAATCCTGGTGCCTGGGCGATAGGAAAGACTCGGGGATGATGACATTGGGGGGATTGCTCAGTAGACACGAGTGTGAGCTTTTAGACAATATTTCCAAGGGTGCTTGATATTAGGGCAAGAAATAGGGCATGTGTGGGCTATTGCTGTAAGGACCCCATGAGGGTATTAGTGCAGATCAAAGTGTGAAAAATGTACAGGCTCTTTAAAGCTCTGCCAATACCAGCAAATTAAACAGCATCAGGGATGTTCCTGAGCACTGGTACTCAGTTGTTTCTCCTGATTCTCGTTAATCCTTCCATGGTTTTAGCCTGGGCCCATCAGCAGTTTCCAAAAATGCTCCAGGGCATGGTTTGAGGGATACATCCTGCCATCCCCAGTAGGCAGATTGTGTGCTTTCACTGACTTTTTGAGGCTGTAATAGAACAGACGTTGGATGGCCTCTGCCAGTTGGCCTCAGGGGCAGAGAATGGTCCCAGACTTGTTTAATTTACTGATGTGGGTGGAATCTCAGAGACTAGACTAGACCATCCACTAGACTGAAAATCTGGATTTGCAAACCCTGTTGGGTTTAGGCAACAGCAACTGAAGGGGGGTTACCCCCGTCTGTTCCCCCACTCTGCTACCGAAGGTTACTGCCTCCTACCAAAGGGCCAGaaggtttattttctcttcagtcATGTCTGGCCGACCCCGCTCAGTAAATGAGTTCTCccactgatttttgttttctgatcatGCTGCTAGCTTTGATGgggagcacttttttttcctaaaaatataaCAAGCAATCTTATTTGATGACATGAATCATGGAGAAAGGAAGTCTCATCTACCTGGAGTTCATAATCTTTGATGTCACAAGACATACacaatttaatataaataaaatcactATTCCATAATAATAGACACATCTTTCAACATTGTACAAAACCAGATGTTTTACTGTAGGAACTTACCTGTAATTACTGAAGTGCGTAGACTTgggattttaaagaaaactttgaatACAACCGGAGCACAAATAGATTAGTTTTAAGTAAATGATGATTTGAAGGCAGGTCCTGTTGACAAAAGACTCTTGCGTTAACTGATGCTGCCAAAGCTCTCAAATTTCTTAGCATCACTacatttctcttttccccctcAGACCAAGATCCTGAATTCACGCGATTATATCTGTcagttttgatttaaaaccaGAAGCACATAACTTTCCTGGTTTTGAAGACAAGCTCAAAGCCATAATCCAAAAGGCTAAAAGCTACAGCAAACAAAAAgctaaaggcagagaaaaaagctTCACATTTTTTCAAGACTCTTGTATTTTA
Encoded here:
- the AQP11 gene encoding aquaporin-11, translated to MAGGGLGTSLLLMAGIVVAVGLCRRLTRRRLRSHPRLCTFLLEMFSTFQICACTNELCLLGNAEPKPHTGLTLTYGFTVLHGLTLPGSTCNPCGTLQPMWGGGTSVKMGGLKIGAQFVAAVLARVFMHFLWRLEMAEPHYGALSQGCGDPMQTTEMQAFCIELLFSVVFQLTVLRVESINPKYRVHLIALLITMLVYAGGNLTGAIFNPALAFSLHPNCFYEKFWSYSLVYWIAPSLGTILVAFIWDEILPRIS